DNA from Lactobacillus sp. ESL0791:
TTTCGCGGGCACTTTGCAGGAGTAATTCCAGTTCCCGCTGATTAATTTCCGCTAAATCTAATTTCTTGGAGTTGAGCTCTTTAACCAGCCGGTCAAAGGTTTCGTGAAAATAATTACCGGCCTGGATCACGTCAAATTCATTTTCAAAGCGTTTGCGTAAACGCAAGCCGTAGTTTAGGAAGTATTCATAGGAATTTTGGTAATAAGTCTCCAACTGAGAAACCGACGCATTCAGATTTGGTCCGTACAGTAGCTGAGCTAGTTCTTGACCAATGTCTTCCGGCTGGTTATCAAACTGCTGCCCCTGAAGCACCGTTTCTGTTTTAGCTGGTAAATATTCTTGCGTTAATTTCAATAGCGACTTAGTTGCACCTTGAGTTGCCTTATCTAAATAAACAATGTAACCTAGGCTGGCATTAGGATTGGTCACAAATGATAAAATCTCCTGCGCTTTTTCTGGTAAATCGTGCTGGGTAAATTCTGGCGCGCCCCAATTTTTTAATTGTTCATAATAAATTGACGGCTCAAGCTGCTCATTTGCGGCGTTTAAGACGGGATAGGAAAGATAGACCCGGTCATGAGCCAAGGACAAAGAGATGCCAAACTGGTAATTTTGGTCGAGGTTATTTAGCTGCTGCTGGTCTTCAAGGTATGATTCTTCCCCAAAGTTTCCGGCTAATTGCTGCAAGTTTTCCGTAGAAAAAAAGCTGGGCGTTTTCTGAACAGCTGGTAAATTGTTAGCGGTTGCCCCGATAATGAACACCTGCTTGTAGCTGTCAGACTGAATCATACCCATCTCAGATAGGTTAACGGCATCGAGCGTCGACGGAATCTGGGAAAAAGTTGCTTCTTTGAAACCATTGACAAGCATTGTAAAAAAGCCCGCAGCGGAAAACTCATCCGGATTAATCAACAGGTAATCTTTTAATAAATTGAGCAGCAAATCCCAAACCTGTTCTGGCTGTTCGGCTTGCTGCAGATCGCCCTGATCATTTGCTTCATGTCGCCAGTGGTCTAACTGCTTGGTAATGCCGTTAGCAGTTAAAAATTTAAAAAAGCTGGTGATCGCCTTTTGACTGTCAGTTTCAGCCTTAATTTGCTTAAGCAAAGCAGAAATTTTGCTAACAAAATAATTTTTTAATTTGTTGATCCGGGCAATCTCTCCCGGCATCTTGTCCAGGCGGATGACATTGGCATCAAGATAATCTGTTAATTCCCGTTTCCATAAATGATGGTTAATCCCGTGCGCTAGAACAAAATTCTCCAACTCATCGACATCGTGCACGTAGGCCGCTTCATCCTTATACCAGCCCGGAATCAGCAAGTGGGTTTTCATGATTGCCAGTAAGTTTTGTGTCTGTAGCGGCTTAGCCAGCAGCTGGGCAATATTTTCAATTAATACTACCAGGGGATGGTACTTCATTTCCTGTTGCAAATCGTTAAAAAACGGAATCCCATTCTGACGCAAAATCGGGGTCAAGTAAGTTTCGTATTCTTGCAGATTAGGAGCTAAGACCAAGAAATCACGGTAGCGATAATGCTGAAAAACTACCTGCTGATAAATTGTATGCGCGACAAAATAAGCTTCCGCATAACGCGAATCGGCTTTGACCAGCTGAACCTGCTTTAACTCATCAACATGACTGATGGTTCCGGTCCACAAGGAATTAAGCAGCTCATGGGCATCCTGCTTGGCACTTACCGGCAGCGAAGCCGTTTGGTAAGCAATTCCCTGCCCCTTAAGATAACGTAACAAACTGCTGATTGTTTGCTGAATGACAAAATCATAGTCACCCTCCTGGGCTTGCGGATCAAGCTGCCCGAGTTTAGTTTTGAAAGCAAGAGTCACATTTTTTGCTCGTTTCATAAGTAATTTAATAGTTAGACTTTCTTGCAGCGTGAAGTGGGAAAAATCACTAAAGAAAAAACTTTTGTTTTGCAGATCAGTTTTGCTGGCCAGCAGCTTGTTAAGTTCCAGCTGAACCTCATTTTTAGTCGAAAACTTGTTTGTAATGTTTGCAATGAAGGCATCATAAATAATCCGCAAATCATGGACCTTATTTTTAGTTTCCAAATCTAAGTTGGTCTCATCAATTTCATCTAGATCAAGGTTGCCTTCTCGCACCTGCAAAATCGTTGAATAAAGCTGCTTAACTAATCCGGAATTTATCTTGGTTGTTTTAAAGAGCAGCAATTCGTCCTGTTTTTGCGCAATAATTTTGGCTAAAAGCATGGCGGCCGCCGCATCATCAAGCTGTGTCGGCAGACCCGTCTCTGCATCTTTTAGAAAATACCAGGCAAGCCGGGAAAACGACAAGACCTGCAGATTCTTAACCGAAGCCGTAACTTTGTGGCTATCGATTACCAACTTATTTATTGCCCGCACTTCTGTGGTAAACTTAATATGATTAGGAACAATGACAAAAGTTTCCTGTTCTGGGTGTTGCTGATAATTTTTAGTTGCTTCTTCCAGAATCTTTTCTTGTAACGGGTCGGTTTGCCGGCCCAGCAAAATGTTGATCATTAGTTAGTAAACTCCTTATGCATATTTTAGCATAGGGACTTTTAATGTTAAAAATTAAGGATAAGGATCATGAAAAGTAGTTACACGGCGCATGGCAAAGTGATTTTAATCGGTGAGCATTCGGTTGTCTATGGTTATGATGCACTGGCGCTGCCGATTAAGGCCCTGCACATCATAACTACGGTTGAACCCGCACAGGAAATATGGATGGATACCGCAAAATACCGCGGGCCATTTTTTGCGGCCCCAGCAGAATATGATGGCTTGAAATATGTTGTTAAAACATTGTTGGCAAAAACTGCAGGACAGGAAAAAGTAAAAATAACTTACACGGGCGAAATTCCCATTGAACGAGGTCTGGGCTCCAGTGCCACTGTTGCCCTAGGTACAACTAAGGCAATGAATGACTACTTTGGTCTAGGACTTGAGACGGACGAAGTCATGACAATTACCAACCATGCGGAAATGATTAATCATGGTAAAGCTTCCGGACTTGATGCTGCAACCGTTAATTCTGACCACCTCGTCTTTTTCAACAAAAAAACCGGCGCAAAAGAAATTGCCGCAAAGCTGGGCGCAACTCTATTAATTATGGATACTGGTGAACTGGGCAGTACCAAACAGGCTGTTAACCAAGTTCACGATCTGCTGCAGACTAATCCCGTTGCCAAAGGTCAACTTCATGAGCTCGGCACTTTAGCAGATGAAGCCAAAGAAGAATGGTTTAAGCAAAACTACGGAAAAATTGGCCAAATTTTTACCAAGGCAGAAACAATTTTACGCTCGTTTAACCTTGCGACACCGAAAATTAATCAGCTTGAAAAGCTTGCGTTAGAAAACGGCGCTTTGGGCTACAAACTGTCAGGCAGCGGCCTGGGCGGAATTGTTATTGCCTTGTGTGATAAGGCAGTAACTGCCGAAAAGATTGCTCAAAGCAGCAAAGACCTAATTAGTAACTATTGGATCGAGGAAATTTAATGAACCAAACCGTACGCGCTCACACAAATATTGCTTTAATTAAATACTGGGGCAAAAAAGATGATCAGCTGCGGCTGCCCTTAATGTCAAGTTTGTCAATGACGCTGGATAAGTTTTATACGGACACAAGGATTGAACAATCCGCAACAGGCAATGCTTTTTACCTTAATAATATAAAACAGCCGGGAAAAAGTGCGGACCGGGTCTTTGCTTACCTGAAATTATTGCAGGAAAAATTTGCTGTTTCGGGAAATCTAGCAATTTACTCAACCAACCACGTGCCGACGGCGGCCGGGCTTGCCTCTTCTAGTTCTGCCTTTGCAGCTTTAGCCGGCGCTTTTTGTGACTGCTATGGTATTACTGTTAACAAAAAGGAATTGTCAATTTTGGCAAGAATGGGTTCGGGGTCAGCTAGTCGGTCCGTTTACGGCGGTTTTGCCATTTGGCAAAAAGGCAGCAATAGCAGTGATTCATATGCATACGCACTTGATGAAACTCCCACACTTGATTTGCACCTTCTGGTAATTGAGCTTGATCAGATGCCTAAGAAATTGTCTTCAACTGCCGGGATGAAGGCAGCACAAACCTCGCCCTTTTTTACGCCCTGGATTGAACGCAATGAAGATGAGCTAAATGCAATGATTGCCGCAATTAAGCAGCAGGACTTTTCCACAATCGGAAAAATTGCGGAACTTAATGCTAGTGAAATGCATGCCGTCAACTTGACAGCACAGCCGGGCTTTACCTATTTTGAGCCGGCAACAATTGCCGCAATTAACTTAGTACATACTTTACGTGCCCAAGGAATCGAATGTTATTATACAATTGATGCGGGTCCCAACTTGAAAATTTTGTGTCAGTTAAGAAATGTAAAAGAAATTACGAAAGAGTTTGAGACTAAATTTAAGAATGTTAATATAATAGATGCAACTTTTGGTTCAGGTATTTCCTACCTAAATTAATGGCTGTAATAGCTTAATAGATTAGAGGATTAAATTCTTTTGATAACAGAACAAGCCCCGGGTAAATTATATATTGCTGGCGAGTATGCGGTTTTAGAACAAGACTGCCCCGCTATTTTAGTGGCAATTGACCAATTTATTCGGGTTTCAATTACTAAAAGCAAAACCGGTACCGGTTTAATTCATTCAAAGCAGTATTCACAGGATTCCATCCATTGGGTGCGCAAGGGTTATAAAATGGTAATTGATAACCGTGACAACCCCTTTGAATATATCTTGGCGGCGATTTCGTATACGGAACGATTCTGTATTGAGCAGAACATTAAAATGAAGGTTTATGATTTGCATATCAATTCCGACCTTGATTCTGCCGATGGTAAAAAATATGGTCTGGGTTCAAGCGCAGCGGTAACCGTGGCAACGGTTAAAGCAATTTTACGTTTTTATCAGGTGGCTTTTACCAATGAGTTAGTTTATAAGTTATCTGCCATTGCCCATTATTCAGTTCAAGGAAACGGTTCGGCTGGCGACATTGCTGCCAGCGTTTACGGTGGCTGGCTGGCTTACCAGACCTTTGATAAAAAATGGTTAAAAAGGGAACTCGCTGCTAAGTCATTATCTGCGGTGGTTGCCGAAGCGTGGCCGGGGCTGAAAATTGAATTGTTAACTCCGCCCGAAGGGATGAAGTTAATCATCGGCTGGAGTCAAAAGCCAGCGTCAACGTCACAATTAGTTGATGAAACCAATGCCAATAAAGCCGCTTTGAACGGTGAATATAAAAAGTTCTTGGTTGCTTCTAAAAAGTGTGTGCTGGACATGGTCACTGGATTTGAAGAAAACAACATTTCCCTAATTAAGCAGCAGATTGCGGTTAACCGGAAGTTATTGCAGCATTTTGCCCAGATTAACCAAATTGCAATCGAAATTCCCCGCTTGTCAAAATTAATTCAAATTGCGGAGGATTTCGGTTGTGCAGCGAAAACTTCTGGTGCCGGCAATGGCGACTGCGGCATCGTGATCACAGATAACCAGACTGATATTGCGGCGCTTGAGGCCGAATGGCGCAAGCATGAAATTTTGCCTCTCAATTTTCATGTTCATCAAGTTGCCCGCTTGCAAAAATAGAGGAAAAAATGTCAATTCGTTCAAAGAGAAAAGAAGAACATTTAGCATTGGCGCAAAAATTCTTTGCCGAACCAAGGCAAAATAGTTTTGACCAAATGCATTTGGTCAGGCCAAGCTTGCCCGAAAGCAAAGTTGATCCTGCAGCAATTAAAACTACCATGTTTGGCAAAGAACTTGCTACCCCCTTTTTCATCAATGCAATGACCGGCGGCTCAAGAAAGTCTTACAAAATTAATCAAAGTTTGGGGCGGATTACCGCTAAAACCAGCATAGCTTTAGCACTGGGCTCGGCAAGCATCCTAATTAAGGAACATGAACAGCTGGAAAGTTTTTTGGTTGCCCGTGAAGAAAATCCAACAGGCGTGATTATTGCTAACTGCAATGCTAAGACAACGCCGCAAGATGCACAAAAAATAGTCAGTGAATTGCAGGCCGATGCGCTGCAAATTCATCTCAATACCGTGCAGGAAATTGCCATGCCTGAAGGTGAACGCGATTTTCGTTATTTGGATAATTTAAGAAGGCTGCGGCAAAAGATTACGGTGCCGATCATCATCAAGGAAGTCGGTTTTGGCCTGGATCAGGCGACGATTAATTTACTGAAAAATGAAGAATTCACCCTTTTTGATATTGCTGGCAGCGGTGGTACCAATTTTGCTCAGATTGAAAATGCCCGCAACCAAAGTGATGTCTCCTACCTTGAAGATTTAGGATTGCCTACTGTCATTTCTGCAATGATGGCACGAAAAGAAAATGTCGACTTCATCGTTTCTGGCGGTGTGCGCAATCCGTTAGATGCTTTCAAAGGGCTGTGCTTAGGTGGTAAATACGTTGGTATTTCAAATGTTTTCTTGCAGGCCTTAATGCAAAACGGTGAGGACTACCTCTTGCAAATGATTAAAAATTGGCAGAATGAATTAGCAGCATTGTTGGCAATTTTTGGACAAGCTGATTTGCAATCTGTCACGTTAATCAAGCAATATTTTGATTTGCCGCTTAAAAATTTAATTGAGCAATTGATATAACTTTACATAATTATAAATATGGCAAAAAAGGCAAATTTACTTCTAGTGTAAATTTGCCTTTTTAGTTTGCTTTTAAAATGATTATTTGTTACTTTTTGAAGAAGCTTTAATAATTTTATAGCATTTTAATTATGCTGAGTAAAGGAAAAATTAATCATTCATCTTTAAGAATGCCATACTGCAGATGCAAACGGCGGTCATAATTAAGCTCATCAAGCTTGTCGTGACTGGCTACAATCACCGTTTTATTTTCCTTCTTTAAACTTTTCAGTAAAGACACAAACTGCCCGATGCTATCTTGGTCAATCCCTCGCGTTGGTTCATCAAACAAAATAATATTCTGACCCTCCATCACAGCCTGAATAATACCAACTTTTTGCCGCATACCAACTGAATATTTAGCTATCGCCTGTCGGTCATCTGGGTCAAGCTCAAATTGTTCCAGCAAGCCCCTCACCTTCTCTTCGTTGAAACGATGATTGAGATTAGCTAGAAAATGCAAATTGGTCATGGCTGATTCGTATTCCAAGAAGCCAGGATTTTCAATCAAGGCGCCAATGACGTCTTGGTCGCCAATTGTAACGCTGCCGCTGTCAGCTTTAAGCAGGCCCGTAATAATTTTAAAAATAGTCGATTTTCCAGAACCGTTAACTCCAGAAATGTGAAGCAGTTCCCCAGTTTCAGCCGTCATGGTAACGTCACGCAAGACCTGCTTTTTGCCAAATGATTTTTTGATATTTGTGAGTTTTAACATTTGTTTCTTTCCCCGCTACTTTCTTAAATATAAATATGGTGGATGGCCCGGTAAACAGGATCAAATAAAGGGCTGTACATAATTAATAGCTTAGTTTCAAGATGATAATGAATTTCCAGATTTAAAATGAGAACCAAAATTAACACTAGGTATGGATGTGGCACCTTGTAAGCACTGACTAAAATCCAGGAAAGTAAGATTAGCAGCAAGGCGTGCAAAAGAAGAATCATTGTCCCCGTGTTCGGATTTCCATTTTGAAACAGCGGTTTGCCGCTCATAAAATATGGCGCAAATACCGCAAGCAAGAACAATAGACAGTAAACAGTTGCCAAGGTTAATAAGCAAAAAATTATTTTTTTAGTTTTTTGCCGCACAGCAACAAATAGCCGAATCCGGCGAAAAGTTAATATTTGGTTATAAAGCGTCACCAAGAAAAACGATTGGAAATACAGAGATAAACCATTATTTCTGATATAAATCACTAACAAGTCAATATATCGCTGATCATTGTAGGTAACCATAAGCCAGTAGCCGCCAGCAAAAGCCAAAATAGCAATTGCTAGGCCAATTAATAATAAACGGCGATAAATACGTTTAAGCTGCATAATTACCCCTTTCTTAGCTTTCGTTTGTACCAAATGGTGATTAAAATCGCTGCTGCTGTCGTATAAATGACAACAGCAAAGATAAAGGCCAGTGCTGGATTTAATGGCGGCAGCATATTCAAATTATGGATGCCTGGTGCCAGCAAACTAGGCAAAAATGTTGTAAACGTAAGTTGTCGCGCTAGAAGGTTTGAAGGTGCTAGTCCAACCAAAACCAGTGGTACAAACAGTAGGACCAAACCAATGATAAAGCCAATCGGCAAATAAAGGGCGGTCTTGCGAATAAACAACCCAATGCTAAATACAAGTAATGCAAAAACGCCCCAGCCCAGCGAGCTCATCAAGACAAACATTAAAATTGTCTGCAAATCACTGGGTGAGAAATACCATTCTAGCAGATTACTTAAGTACCCAGTATCATTTACCCTAAATTCAAACGGATGGTAAAGGCAGCTAATCAAGATAAAGTCATAAAGGCAAGTTAAACCGGATAAGCTGGCAGCGGATAGAAAAGTTGTCAGGATTCCCTTTTTTAAAAACCGGCGATAACCAATTCGCTGCTGGACATTAATAAAGCTATTATTGTTTTTAAGATAAATGAAAATCCCTGCGCCGATAATGGTTGCCAAGATCATTTTAACCAGCCTCATGTCCATCGGTTCCCTAAATCCAAAAATCTGGACTATAAAAAATAGATAAATACATTTATGACCATCAGGAGCCGTATAACTAACATCTTTAATTGCTGCCATAACTACCCCCGCTTCAAGCAGCAGGTAGGCAATTATAAGAAAAATAATTATTTTATTGGTCCGTTTCAGCATGTTTGTTTGTCCTTTGTTACTAATTCCTTGTTTTAATATTAATTATACAGTGTGTTTTCTTCTAAAATTGTGCAAATTAGGCACATAATTGTTTTTGACAGCGCTCTACTTTAAATAGTAACATGCTATTAAAAACTTCCTGAAAAAAGTGCAAAATTGCACACATATTAAAAAGGAGTAATTATGAAACAGATTGGTGATACCTTGAGGGCATTGCGTACCTCTAAGCACGTTACACAAAAACAGTTAGCAGAAGGTATTCTAGACAGAAGCGATCTTTCTAAAATTGAACGTAATTTGATTGAGCCATCCTATACTAGTTTAAACTTACTCATTTCTCGTCTAGGAATTACTGGCGATGAATTTGAGTACATTTGCAATGACTATTCTTGGTCACCCAAGCTTAAGCTAATGTATGATTTCTTTAAACTAGACTACACCACTGAACAGGAAAAAATTGTCGACTTTCTGAAGCGCTGCGCGGCTTTTGATAATGACGATGATATCAAAAAGATCTCACTGGTTTTACAGGCCTTACAAGTATTTGAAGAAAAAGACGGTTATTTAAAAGCGCGCAAACTTGCGAAACCAGTTTGGTTTGATTATTTAGCTAAAACTTCAACTTGGACAATATCAGATTTATGCATTTTAAACATGATTTTCTTTGTTTTAGATGATGAAACCATTGCGGTTATCATCCCTGAAGCTGTCAAAACGATTGAAAATAAGTATCCTTTCCTGCAAAAATTAAGATTGAGTTTTATCATTAATAAAGGCTATTTACAGATGAAACAACACGATTTTAGTGCTGCAACTGCAACGTTTAGAAATTCATTAGACCAAATAAAAAAGACAAAAAATTTTGCTGAATTACTTCTTGTTAAAGGACGAATTGCACTTTGTAAAAAGGATAAAGTTGGTGCATTAAAGTATTCAGATCTACTTATTGATATTGAAGCTCAAGCTACAGCCCGAGCTTTACAAGCCGAAATTCGAGAATTTAATTGTTTATTTAACTAGGATATCTTTGACATAAAAAGGAGTAATTATGCCTGAATTTGG
Protein-coding regions in this window:
- a CDS encoding PD-(D/E)XK nuclease family protein translates to MINILLGRQTDPLQEKILEEATKNYQQHPEQETFVIVPNHIKFTTEVRAINKLVIDSHKVTASVKNLQVLSFSRLAWYFLKDAETGLPTQLDDAAAAMLLAKIIAQKQDELLLFKTTKINSGLVKQLYSTILQVREGNLDLDEIDETNLDLETKNKVHDLRIIYDAFIANITNKFSTKNEVQLELNKLLASKTDLQNKSFFFSDFSHFTLQESLTIKLLMKRAKNVTLAFKTKLGQLDPQAQEGDYDFVIQQTISSLLRYLKGQGIAYQTASLPVSAKQDAHELLNSLWTGTISHVDELKQVQLVKADSRYAEAYFVAHTIYQQVVFQHYRYRDFLVLAPNLQEYETYLTPILRQNGIPFFNDLQQEMKYHPLVVLIENIAQLLAKPLQTQNLLAIMKTHLLIPGWYKDEAAYVHDVDELENFVLAHGINHHLWKRELTDYLDANVIRLDKMPGEIARINKLKNYFVSKISALLKQIKAETDSQKAITSFFKFLTANGITKQLDHWRHEANDQGDLQQAEQPEQVWDLLLNLLKDYLLINPDEFSAAGFFTMLVNGFKEATFSQIPSTLDAVNLSEMGMIQSDSYKQVFIIGATANNLPAVQKTPSFFSTENLQQLAGNFGEESYLEDQQQLNNLDQNYQFGISLSLAHDRVYLSYPVLNAANEQLEPSIYYEQLKNWGAPEFTQHDLPEKAQEILSFVTNPNASLGYIVYLDKATQGATKSLLKLTQEYLPAKTETVLQGQQFDNQPEDIGQELAQLLYGPNLNASVSQLETYYQNSYEYFLNYGLRLRKRFENEFDVIQAGNYFHETFDRLVKELNSKKLDLAEINQRELELLLQSAREKMKAEGQYAQLMNDPFNQYLFTCLDHTTSKVAANWHQSLKGTPLRAKYSELSFGQGERVKGLDFALPDLSGKHQVNLRGKIDRVDLAAGTENNYLAQVIDYKSSAKKFNLGLFYNGIALQMVSYLDVLVKNQQFFAGEEGMSLLGAFYQTVTQKLERINGKDLIGADLQLKNAAVDSKPRLMYTGLITNDSQLLAEAEPLLNNSGTNSKLYTGLKTKARGGFSLPRNNNFSADEMQLLLDYDEELIKEASSQILSGEIELNPYRYGKNRSALTYSDYRDVFFFDAMLKQNKYHQITNIDKPELLEKIKKRLLRKEAQDD
- a CDS encoding helix-turn-helix domain-containing protein — its product is MKQIGDTLRALRTSKHVTQKQLAEGILDRSDLSKIERNLIEPSYTSLNLLISRLGITGDEFEYICNDYSWSPKLKLMYDFFKLDYTTEQEKIVDFLKRCAAFDNDDDIKKISLVLQALQVFEEKDGYLKARKLAKPVWFDYLAKTSTWTISDLCILNMIFFVLDDETIAVIIPEAVKTIENKYPFLQKLRLSFIINKGYLQMKQHDFSAATATFRNSLDQIKKTKNFAELLLVKGRIALCKKDKVGALKYSDLLIDIEAQATARALQAEIREFNCLFN
- the mvk gene encoding mevalonate kinase, with protein sequence MKSSYTAHGKVILIGEHSVVYGYDALALPIKALHIITTVEPAQEIWMDTAKYRGPFFAAPAEYDGLKYVVKTLLAKTAGQEKVKITYTGEIPIERGLGSSATVALGTTKAMNDYFGLGLETDEVMTITNHAEMINHGKASGLDAATVNSDHLVFFNKKTGAKEIAAKLGATLLIMDTGELGSTKQAVNQVHDLLQTNPVAKGQLHELGTLADEAKEEWFKQNYGKIGQIFTKAETILRSFNLATPKINQLEKLALENGALGYKLSGSGLGGIVIALCDKAVTAEKIAQSSKDLISNYWIEEI
- the mvaD gene encoding diphosphomevalonate decarboxylase; protein product: MNQTVRAHTNIALIKYWGKKDDQLRLPLMSSLSMTLDKFYTDTRIEQSATGNAFYLNNIKQPGKSADRVFAYLKLLQEKFAVSGNLAIYSTNHVPTAAGLASSSSAFAALAGAFCDCYGITVNKKELSILARMGSGSASRSVYGGFAIWQKGSNSSDSYAYALDETPTLDLHLLVIELDQMPKKLSSTAGMKAAQTSPFFTPWIERNEDELNAMIAAIKQQDFSTIGKIAELNASEMHAVNLTAQPGFTYFEPATIAAINLVHTLRAQGIECYYTIDAGPNLKILCQLRNVKEITKEFETKFKNVNIIDATFGSGISYLN
- a CDS encoding phosphomevalonate kinase, yielding MITEQAPGKLYIAGEYAVLEQDCPAILVAIDQFIRVSITKSKTGTGLIHSKQYSQDSIHWVRKGYKMVIDNRDNPFEYILAAISYTERFCIEQNIKMKVYDLHINSDLDSADGKKYGLGSSAAVTVATVKAILRFYQVAFTNELVYKLSAIAHYSVQGNGSAGDIAASVYGGWLAYQTFDKKWLKRELAAKSLSAVVAEAWPGLKIELLTPPEGMKLIIGWSQKPASTSQLVDETNANKAALNGEYKKFLVASKKCVLDMVTGFEENNISLIKQQIAVNRKLLQHFAQINQIAIEIPRLSKLIQIAEDFGCAAKTSGAGNGDCGIVITDNQTDIAALEAEWRKHEILPLNFHVHQVARLQK
- the fni gene encoding type 2 isopentenyl-diphosphate Delta-isomerase, whose product is MSIRSKRKEEHLALAQKFFAEPRQNSFDQMHLVRPSLPESKVDPAAIKTTMFGKELATPFFINAMTGGSRKSYKINQSLGRITAKTSIALALGSASILIKEHEQLESFLVAREENPTGVIIANCNAKTTPQDAQKIVSELQADALQIHLNTVQEIAMPEGERDFRYLDNLRRLRQKITVPIIIKEVGFGLDQATINLLKNEEFTLFDIAGSGGTNFAQIENARNQSDVSYLEDLGLPTVISAMMARKENVDFIVSGGVRNPLDAFKGLCLGGKYVGISNVFLQALMQNGEDYLLQMIKNWQNELAALLAIFGQADLQSVTLIKQYFDLPLKNLIEQLI
- a CDS encoding ATP-binding cassette domain-containing protein, whose protein sequence is MLKLTNIKKSFGKKQVLRDVTMTAETGELLHISGVNGSGKSTIFKIITGLLKADSGSVTIGDQDVIGALIENPGFLEYESAMTNLHFLANLNHRFNEEKVRGLLEQFELDPDDRQAIAKYSVGMRQKVGIIQAVMEGQNIILFDEPTRGIDQDSIGQFVSLLKSLKKENKTVIVASHDKLDELNYDRRLHLQYGILKDE